The Pan paniscus chromosome 1, NHGRI_mPanPan1-v2.0_pri, whole genome shotgun sequence genome has a segment encoding these proteins:
- the CD84 gene encoding SLAM family member 5 isoform X3: MAQHHLWILLLCLQTCRLGKPKITQSLMASVNSTCNVTLTCSVEKEEKNVTYNWSPLGEEGNVLQIFQTPEDQELTYTCTAQNPVSNNSESISARQLCADMAMGFRTHHTGLLSVLAMFFLLVLILSSVFLFRLFKRRQDAASKKTIYAYIMASRNTQPAESRIYDEILQSKVLPSKEEPVNTVYSEVQFADKMGKASTQDSKPPGTSSYEIVI, from the exons GTCGGCTTGGGAAACCAAAAATTACACAGAGTTTAATGGCATCTGTGAACAGCACCTGTAATGTCACACTGACATGCTctgtagagaaagaagaaaagaatgtgacATACAATTGGAGTCCCCTGGGAGAAGAGGGTAATGTCCTTCAAATCTTCCAGACTCCTGAGGACCAAGAGCTGACTTACACGTGTACAGCCCAGAACCCTGTCAGCAACAATTCTGAGTCCATCTCTGCCCGGCAGCTCTGTGCAG ACATGGCAATGGGCTTCCGTACTCACCACACCGGGTTGCTGAGCGTGCTGGCTATGTTCTTTCTGCTTGTTCTCATTCTGTCTTCAGTGTTTTTGTTCCGTTTGTTCAAGAGAAGACAAG ATGCTGCCTCAAAGAAAACCATATACGCATATATCATGGCTTCAAGGAACACCCAGCCAGCAGAGTCCAGAATCTATGATGAAATCCTGCAGTCCAAG GTGCTTCCCTCCAAGGAAGAGCCAGTGAACACAGTTTATTCCGAAGTGCAGTTTGCTGATAAG ATGGGGAAAGCCAGCACACAGGACAGTAAACCTCCTGGGACTTCAAGCTATGAAATTGTGATCTAG